Proteins encoded by one window of Macaca mulatta isolate MMU2019108-1 chromosome 10, T2T-MMU8v2.0, whole genome shotgun sequence:
- the SHISAL1 gene encoding protein shisa-like-1 has protein sequence MTSCGQQSLNVLAVLFSLLFSAVLSAHFRVCEPYTDHKGRYHFGFHCPRLSDNKTFILCCHHNNTVFKYCCNETEFQAVMQANLTASSEGYMHNNYTALLGVWIYGFFVLMLLVLDLLYYSAMNYDICKVYLARWGIQGRWMKQDPRRWGNPARAPRPGQRAPQPQPPPGPLPQAPQAVHTLRGDAHSPPLMTFQSSSA, from the exons ATGACCAGTTGTGGCCAGCAGTCCTTGAACGTGCTCGCCGTCCTCTTCTCGTTGCTGTTTTCTGCAG TCTTGTCTGCACATTTCCGGGTCTGTGAACCGTACACAGACCACAAAGGCCGCTACCACTTCGGCTTCCACTGCCCCCGGCTCTCGGACAACAAGACCTTCATCCTCTGTTGTCACCATAACAACACGGTCTTCAAATACTGCTGCAACGAGACGGAGTTCCAGGCGGTGATGCAGGCAAACCTCACGGCCAGCTCCGAGGGTTACATGCACAA CAATTACACCGCCTTGTTGGGAGTGTGGATCTATGGCTTTTTCGTGTTGATGCTGCTGGTTCTGGACCTTTTGTATTACTCGGCAATGAACTACGACATCTGCAAGGTCTACCTGGCACGGTGGGGCATCCAGGGACGATGGATGAAACAGGACCCCCGGCGGTGGGGGAACCCTGCTCGGGCCCCTCGGCCAGGGCAGCGGGCCCCACAGCCGCAGCCTCCCCCAGGCCCACTGCCGCAAGCCCCCCAGGCCGTGCACACGCTGCGGGGAGATGCTCACAGCCCACCGCTGATGACCTTCCAGAGTTCGTCTGCCTG